CCTTTATCCAATGGCGAGGAGTAATGGTAAATGATAGTAGTTGAAGGGCAATAGCTCTCTATTCAGTAGATGCAAGCGGCCCTATCCGCTTTGAGAATTAGGATGGGACTCACGGGGCGAAGCTATCATCGCTACCAGTCGAGAAGAGCCCGTTGTCCAAGACGTACAGGTAAAGATGCTGGATACAGACCGGTAATGCCATAGCACACTCATTGCCAATGGTCTATTGTATAGACTCAGTCTCGTCATGAGAGGCAGGTTAGGGATTGATTGCGGGCAATAGGAGCAGACCCCCTGCTTCCATGGGGAAAGCCACGCCGTCAATGGTCCGTTCGCAAGATGTGGACGACTTTCCCACTGTTTATTTGGGTGTTGTTTTGCCAACTTTGCATTAGCCAGGAGTCTAGCCGTGCTACAAACTCCGAGTGTCGTTCGTATTGTCGGTACTCTAGAGGCCGAACCGATTCTAACTGAAGAGATAGTGGTTTTATCAGTAAGTGTCGTTGACTAGTTCCGTGATGGAACCATACGACTGCTTCACTGAAGGAGCATGGGTAGAGTTGAAACAAAGTCCGCTTGTGGGATTTCGTGGCCGGTTTGTTGGCCGAGTGAGTCATGGTGGTTTGGTGATCCGCTCCTCTCTTCTGCAGCAGCTGTACTCATCCACATTGGAAGCGGCGAGGTTGTTCCGGTGCCGTGAGTTTTTTCTACTTCCTTTCTTTTTGCTCGTTTTTTATGGATGTGGGTTAACTATCGGGGGCTAGCAGTCATGTCCAAGCTCCGTTTCTCTCGAGATCAGGTAAAGGCCATAGTCTTGGAGCTCAATGCTGGTCAGATGCCGCGGCAGGTTTCACGTCGATATGGGGTTTCTGTCAGTACGCTCTATCGGTGGCGAGCGAAATTCATCACCGAACAACCATTTGATGATAAAGAGCGGCTACGTTCATTGGAGGGTGAACATCGACGGCTCAAACAACAACTTGCTGAGCTTACGCTTGATTACGCAACGCTCCGGGCTGCTTTGATTAGAGATGTCAGGGGAGACTGCTAGGGGGAATCGATGATGGTTATGGCAAAGGGTAGATATAGGATGAGCTCCTTCCTGAGCTGGATTTTCGTCACTGCCATGGTTCTTGTAGTGGTGGGTTGCGCCCAGGAGAGGGTGGATTATAAAGTCCATCTGACTGAACCGTCTGATTTTACTCTCGGGCCGGAGGATGTGCTGAAAGTGACGGTCTGGAAGAGTCCAGATCTGTCAGGTGAGTTGCCGATCCGTCCGGACGGCACGATCACTATTCCACTAATCGGGGATATGCCGGCAGCCGGTCTTACCGCCAATGTTTTGGCAAAGCGTATCGCTGAGCGACTCACTGAATACATCTCATCGCCGGTTGTCACGGTTCAGGTGAAAGAGGTCAATAGCTACTTTATCTATGTATTAGGTGAAGTCGTAAAGCCTGGTAAGTATTCACTGAAGTCCTACACCAACGTAATGCAAGGTATTTCGATGGCCGGTGGCTTCGCACCTTTTGCAAGTAAGAATAAAATCAAGGTCTTGCGCCATGTGAGCACTGGTTCAGAAGGGCATGAAGCCAAGCACCAGATCGAAATCCCGGTGCGTTATGACGACATTTTAAAGGGTACCGCTGTCCCGGGAAATTTCATTCTGCTGAGTGGCGATGTCATCGTGGTGCCCTAGGTGAATCGAAAATGGTTGGTTGCGCACGTGGTAAGCATCATCCTTGGGATGGGCCTCGTACCCTGTGTGATAAGTCATGCGCAGATGGGTGGGGCTGGTGGTGGGATAGGTAGTGGGGTGGGGGGAGGAATGCCGAATGTCCCAGGAACAGAGTTTGGGGGAACCTCTGATCCCAGTTCAATTAGAGTGATGGATGGGTTGCGAATTATTCCTTCAGTCCAAGTTTCTCAGCGATACGACAGCAATGTGTTTTTTACATCGAAGAGCCAGCTACAGGGGCTGACGCGAGAAGATTTTGTTACAACGGTCATACCCCAAGTTCGAGGGTTGTATACCGATCATGAAAACTTGGTGAAGTTGAATGTGGTAGCAGGAGCGGTCGGCAGTTATTACACAAATAACACAGGACTCAGTTATGTAGGTGCGAATGCCGGTATGGTTCTCGATATGAGCGAGCTGTTGAGTCAATGGAGGCCGGGGACGAGGTGGACTGTGTCCGATACGTTTTTTTATAGCCCTCAGCCTCCCGCGTTTCTTGTGGGAGACCAATCCGGAGCGCCGGCTAACCCCTTAGTGGCGGGTTTTCAGGCAACCCGAGCGAATACAAATTCCAATAGCGTCAACACCCTCTTTGAGTTTCCCCTCTCCATGATGGTCAAGTTGAGCGGAAGCTATGCGCACAGTTTCATCCACTATGGAGCATCGCAAGTACCGCGGGCTTTTCCTTTGATCAGCCAAGAGGCTCATGCTTACACCGCTGGTCTCGTATTGCGGGCTTCCACGCAGGATACCGTAAGGACAGATTTTATGGGTAGCGAATTCGATCAAGGCGGATTCGGGGCATTTAGCACGAGAGGTGGCGCCGTAAGCTGGACTCATAGATTGTCGCATGCGATCAGTGTGAATACTTCCGCTGGTGCGCAGGTATTATCAGGGGAGTCAACCGGGGTAAGATTCTCCTCGGTGATTGCACCATTTGGAGGTCTCGCTATCCTTTGGAATAATCCTACAACGTCTCTCACCCTCGCGTACCGGTCTGGTATCACTCCGTCGTTTCAGTTCCAAGGTGCGGCGATGCTCAACCACTCAGTGTCGATCAATATGACTCAGGCTACCCCAATCCAGGATTTGGTCGGGCTGCTTGGAGCGAACTATAGCGTAGCGAACGACTATGGGTCGAATTCAGGGAGAGGGCTGTCTTGGACCACTGTGGGAGGAACAGCGGGCTTGCGGTATAGAGTTACCCAGAAAATGTTTCTCACAATGACCTATAGTTACCTGAACGTTGATAACGTATTCGGAGGGCAGCATTTCGCTTACGACAAGCATATCGTACAGCTAGGGCTTGCTCAGGCCTTTTACTGAAAAATTGCGGATATTGATAACATGCGGCAACTTACTCAAGAAGATCTGCTCCAGATACCTCTGAAGAGAAAGTGGTGGATTCTTCTAAGTATCAGCCTATGCCTGCCCCTGGCTTACGAAGTTTGGAAGATCTGGCCCAAAGCATACAAATCTACTGTCGTAGTGACGATCGATAGTCCTAAAGTGGCAAAGGATTACATGAAAGGCTTGGGGGGGACGGAGACAAAGGGGGGCGACGATGTTGCCATGCAACAAATCATGCTCGCCCTTACGAATAAATCCGTGTTGCTCCCGATCATTGAGAGGATAAAGCCGTATCCGGTTAGTGTAGATGCAACAGCAGAGTCCTTGATAAATCGTTTACGGAAGGATATCACGCTCTCAAAACCGAAAGACGGAATTGGCATTGTAATCTCTTACGTACACTCAGATCCGCTGATAGCCCAAGGCGTTCTGGCTCTTCTGCCAGTTACGTTGCAAGAGGACAATGCCAAACGTCGTGAAGGACTCGTTGAGACAACCACGGAATTTCTGTCCGGCGAGCTCGACCGGATAAAAGGAGAGCTTGAGGCGAAGGAGCATGCGATTTCAGAATTCAAGAAGGCACATACAGGTGAGTTGCCAGGGCAGCTTGACGCCAACTTGCGCACTCTCGATCGATTGCAGACGGATCTGACTAATTCGACTGAGTCTCTGAATAAGTTGGGAGAACGACTTACAGCGTTGGAAAAAGCCATCAGGGAATTTTCTGAAGTCGGATCAACCGAGGCGGTTTCGGTTGAGGGAAGCAGCAGACGAGCAGGCAATGGCAGACCTGTCGACCTACGTGGTGTCAGATTGGAGGGGTTAAAGCAAAAACTGAATGAGCTCTTGGGAATCTACAAGGAGAGCTATCCGGATGTTATACACCTTCGAGAAGAAATTCGTCGGTTGGAGTCGGAGCTACAATCGGATCAACAGATAGTTCAGAGTGATCAGCAGGGTGCAGATGCACAGACCGAAGCGGCTGAGCGCGGTAGAAAAGCTGCCCGGAAACCGGTTGATCCATTTTTGAAAGAATTGAAGATGGAGCATGATGAAGTACGGAGTGAGATGGCCTTCCTCAAGGAGAAGCAGTCCAATATCGTTCGGCAGATCAAGGAGCTAGAAGCCCATGTCGCTCGTACGCCCGCAGCAGAACAGGGGCTCGCAGTTCTAGTCCGAGATTATGAAAACCTCCAGAAGGGGTATCAGTCCCTTCTGGATAAGCGGACAAATGCGAGAATTCTGGAAAATTATGAGACCCGCCAGTTTGGTGAGCGGTATCGAATCATTGAACCGGCGAATGTACCCGCTTCCGCAGAACCTCCGACACTCTTGCATTTTCTTCTCGGTGGACTTGGGTTGGGCTGCGCCATTGGGCTGGGCGGAGCCATTGGACTGGAGTTACTAAAACCTGGGTTCCGACGCCCCGAGGAAGTCGAAAGCTATCTTGGTCTTTCTGTCCTTGCATCGATTCCTCCTTTTGATAGAAGAACGTTCGGAATGGGTTCGACTGGGTCACGGGTGCTCTTGACTGGACCAAGGACTGGCGTCGGGAGTTCCGGGTATGCCCCATCTTATGGGTATAGAAGAAAAGGGACGGGTGCAGGATCTGGTACCATGGGTACGCCGCCAGCAGGCCTGTCTCAAGAGTTTCATTTGATCGCAAAGTGGGGACCGCACTCCATCATTGCTGAGCAATACAGAGTTGCAGCGACACGACTGTTGTTGATGACAGCTGAAAAGAAAAATGTGGTCACGCTCATGGCCAGTAGCATCATGGGAGAGGGCAAAACAACCACGGCAGTCAATCTTGCCTATGTGCTGGCTCATGATCTCAAAAAGCCCACTCTTCTGATCGATTGCGATTTTAAGCGTCCGATGGTGCATGAATATATGGACATTCCGGTCAAGCCAGGCCTCAGTGAGGCGATGCAAGGGCATGACGCTCTTGAGAATTGTATTCATCCTTGTAATGGGATCGCTCTCTCAATTTTGCCATGCGGGGATCAGAAGGATAGGCCGACCAGTATTTCGGGGATTCAGTATGTGAAACAGATATTGCCAGAGCTAATAACCCGCTATGACCATGTGATTTTGGATGGACCGCCTGTATTGACGCTGGCTGATGTCAATGTTCTCAGCAGTCTGGCGGATCAGGTAATTTTTGTGGTACGAGCCGGCTTGACCGACCAGGAGATGGTCCGCACGGCGGTGAAACAGCTCAATATCAAGGGCGACGATATCGGAGTGGTGCTTACACAGGTGGAAATGGAGTTTGCTCCCTATCTCATGTACCACAAGGACTATGCAGCTAAGAACTGTTGAAGTAGTGAATAAGGACACTACCGTGGAGCAGGGTGGGCAGTTATGCCGCTTCACCGAGGATACCTATTCGATATGGAGCGTGCAAGCTCGCAAGAGACGCATGCTTATTCTGGGGGGGGGGAGGTTTGCCAAGGAACTCTATCGAGTTGTACTTTCCGAGCGCCCTGGGTTGATGGAGATTGTTGGGATTCTTGTAGAGGAAAATAAACAGGTGGAGGAGAATCCATCTATACCTAGCATAATTGGTACGCATGAACAGCTGGCGCAGGTGGTAGAAGAACAGAGGGTGAATACCATTGTGGTCTGTTTTGAAGATCGCCGCTCCGTACTGCCGGTTGAACAGCTCCTCGATTTGAAGGCGATGGGCATCAACATTCTTGATGGACATCAGTTATTTGAGGAAGTTTCAGGCCGTCTCTCGGTTGATTCGCTTCGACCAAGCGCAGTGATCTTTTCTTCAGGTTTCCGGCAGCACAAGGTTACCCGTTTTGCCAAGCGGTTCATTGACGTACTGGTTTCAGTCAGCGGGTTGCTCTTGCTCTCTCCGGTGTTTTGCCTCATCGCGATTCTTATTAAGATGGATTCGTCCGGACCGGTTATTTATCGTCAGTACCGTGTTGGACTGCTTGGACGACCATTTCTGATATGGAAGTTTCGATCGATGCGGCAAGATGCAGAAAAGTTAGGGGCTCAATGGGCTCAGGTGGACGATCCTCGGATTTCTCGGGTTGGGAAGTGGCTGCGAAAGACTCGTCTCGATGAGTTTCCTCAACTGATCAATGTGCTCAAAGGGGAGATGAGTCTTGTTGGACCTCGCCCAGAGCGTCCGATGTTCGTACAAGATCTGCGAAAGATCATTCCCTATTATGATTTAAGGCACACCGTACGGCCTGGTATTACAGGATGGGCTCAGACAAAATTTCGTTACGGGGCTTCCGCTGAAGATGCCCATATGAAGATGCAGTATGACCTCTACTACGTCAAATGGTTATCGCTCAGGTTGGATATGAGAATTCTTGTACAGACAGTGCGAGTGATGCTGCTCGGAGAAGGGGCCCAGTAATGGCTTCCAGCCAGCATGGCCAAGAGGTGAGCGTACGACACATCCTCTCATTTGATGTGGAAGAGTATTTTCAAGTGTCGGCTTTTTGGTCAGACGCCAGAAGGCAACAATGGGATCGACTCGAAAGTCGTGTGGAGCAGAATACGTTTCGGCTTGCAGAGCTCCTGGCGTGTGCTGAGACGAAAGCCACATTTTTTGTTCTCGGATGGGTCGCGGAGCGACATCCGGGGTTGGTCAAAATGTTGGCGAAACAAGGGCATGAAATCGCATCTCACGGTTACGGACATGAATTGGTTACCAGTCAAACAGACAGAGAGTTTCGGGACGATGTGAGGCGGTCAAAGCATATTTTGGAGAACCTGACAGGGACAATGGTATTCGGATACCGAGCACCCAGCTTCTCGATCACTAATCGGACGCCATGGGCATTGCCGATATTGGCCGAAGAAGGCTATCTTTATGACTCCAGCATCAATGCTCGATTCCAACGATCGGGGAAAGGCAGCAGGGAGAGTGGTGTGCGTGAAGTTGTCACGACGGCCGGGAATATATTCGAAGTCGCGATGTCCACCGCAAGCCTATTCGGGATTCAGCTCCCCATTGCTGCGGGAGGCTACTTTCGTCTATTGCCATATTTCGCTTCCAGGATGTTTCTGAAGCAGCTTGAGAACACAGGCACTCAGGTCGTCATGTATCTGCATCCCTGGGAGATTGATCCAGATCAGCCTCGAATGGACGGGCGACTAGTTTCCAGGTTTCGTCACTACTTAAATCTTAGGAAGACCGAACCGCGACTGCAATGTCTCTTGCAGGATTTTTCGTTTGCGCCCATCGTA
The Nitrospira sp. genome window above contains:
- a CDS encoding AAA family ATPase yields the protein MKGLGGTETKGGDDVAMQQIMLALTNKSVLLPIIERIKPYPVSVDATAESLINRLRKDITLSKPKDGIGIVISYVHSDPLIAQGVLALLPVTLQEDNAKRREGLVETTTEFLSGELDRIKGELEAKEHAISEFKKAHTGELPGQLDANLRTLDRLQTDLTNSTESLNKLGERLTALEKAIREFSEVGSTEAVSVEGSSRRAGNGRPVDLRGVRLEGLKQKLNELLGIYKESYPDVIHLREEIRRLESELQSDQQIVQSDQQGADAQTEAAERGRKAARKPVDPFLKELKMEHDEVRSEMAFLKEKQSNIVRQIKELEAHVARTPAAEQGLAVLVRDYENLQKGYQSLLDKRTNARILENYETRQFGERYRIIEPANVPASAEPPTLLHFLLGGLGLGCAIGLGGAIGLELLKPGFRRPEEVESYLGLSVLASIPPFDRRTFGMGSTGSRVLLTGPRTGVGSSGYAPSYGYRRKGTGAGSGTMGTPPAGLSQEFHLIAKWGPHSIIAEQYRVAATRLLLMTAEKKNVVTLMASSIMGEGKTTTAVNLAYVLAHDLKKPTLLIDCDFKRPMVHEYMDIPVKPGLSEAMQGHDALENCIHPCNGIALSILPCGDQKDRPTSISGIQYVKQILPELITRYDHVILDGPPVLTLADVNVLSSLADQVIFVVRAGLTDQEMVRTAVKQLNIKGDDIGVVLTQVEMEFAPYLMYHKDYAAKNC
- a CDS encoding transposase; protein product: MSKLRFSRDQVKAIVLELNAGQMPRQVSRRYGVSVSTLYRWRAKFITEQPFDDKERLRSLEGEHRRLKQQLAELTLDYATLRAALIRDVRGDC
- a CDS encoding polysaccharide biosynthesis/export family protein, which codes for MMVMAKGRYRMSSFLSWIFVTAMVLVVVGCAQERVDYKVHLTEPSDFTLGPEDVLKVTVWKSPDLSGELPIRPDGTITIPLIGDMPAAGLTANVLAKRIAERLTEYISSPVVTVQVKEVNSYFIYVLGEVVKPGKYSLKSYTNVMQGISMAGGFAPFASKNKIKVLRHVSTGSEGHEAKHQIEIPVRYDDILKGTAVPGNFILLSGDVIVVP
- a CDS encoding TIGR03013 family PEP-CTERM/XrtA system glycosyltransferase; protein product: MLILGGGRFAKELYRVVLSERPGLMEIVGILVEENKQVEENPSIPSIIGTHEQLAQVVEEQRVNTIVVCFEDRRSVLPVEQLLDLKAMGINILDGHQLFEEVSGRLSVDSLRPSAVIFSSGFRQHKVTRFAKRFIDVLVSVSGLLLLSPVFCLIAILIKMDSSGPVIYRQYRVGLLGRPFLIWKFRSMRQDAEKLGAQWAQVDDPRISRVGKWLRKTRLDEFPQLINVLKGEMSLVGPRPERPMFVQDLRKIIPYYDLRHTVRPGITGWAQTKFRYGASAEDAHMKMQYDLYYVKWLSLRLDMRILVQTVRVMLLGEGAQ
- a CDS encoding DUF3473 domain-containing protein, with product MASSQHGQEVSVRHILSFDVEEYFQVSAFWSDARRQQWDRLESRVEQNTFRLAELLACAETKATFFVLGWVAERHPGLVKMLAKQGHEIASHGYGHELVTSQTDREFRDDVRRSKHILENLTGTMVFGYRAPSFSITNRTPWALPILAEEGYLYDSSINARFQRSGKGSRESGVREVVTTAGNIFEVAMSTASLFGIQLPIAAGGYFRLLPYFASRMFLKQLENTGTQVVMYLHPWEIDPDQPRMDGRLVSRFRHYLNLRKTEPRLQCLLQDFSFAPIVEIVQPIREMARARARCEVSV